The region ACTTACCGGATCCAATAATTTTTTGTTAAATGAAAAAATTTCACAGTCATTGGCAGGGAGAGTCGCTTATTTGAACTTATTGCCATTTAGTTTAAAAGAGGTAGAAGGTAATTTTGCGCCCAAAAATGAAAATGAATACATGTTACAGGGATTTTACCCCCCAATCTATGACCAGGAACTTCCCTATAGCGAATGGATACAGAATTATATAAGAACCTATATTGAACGTGATGTACGTCAAATTAAAAACATTACCGATTTATTGGTTTTTGAGCGGTTTATGCGCCTGTTGGCAGGTCGTATTGGGCAGGAGCTTAATTATACTTCTTTATCTGTTGAGGTAGGGGTTGATGTGAAAACAATACAGTCGTGGATTGGCATTCTTGAAAGCAGTTTTATTATTTTTTTGCTTAAGCCTTATTATAAAAATTTTAATAAAACAATTGTAAAGCGACCGAAATTATATTTTTATGATAGTGCCATTGCCTGTTCTTTATTGCAAATGAAAAGCTATGACCATATTATTAGTCATCCATTAAAAGGCGCCTTGTTTGAATCTTTTGTGATGTCGGAAGTGGTTAAGAAACAGGTAAATGAGGATAATGATTTTCGATTCTATTATTGGCGCGATAAGACGGGCAGAGAAGTAGATTTAATAGTAGACACTCCAAAGGAGACCATACCTGTTGAAATAAAATCAGGAAAAACTGTTCATCAGGAATTTTTTAAAAATGTAAGGTATTGGATTAAATTATCTGGCGTTAAAAAAGGAAAAGTGATTTATGCCGGAGACACAACACAAAGTCGTTCAGATGGGATTGAGGTATTTGGATGGAGGGAAGTTCATGAGAAATTAGATACTTTTTTTTAAAGCAACATCCCTGGTGAGGAAAAATATGGACTCGGGTTCCAAAAAAATCAGGTTGTTTTCGAGCAACTTTCGCAAAAGTAAATGTACAATTTTGGGTTAATGTTTTTCACGCAACGCCCGCAAAGGATACGCAACGCTCGCAACGTAAGAACCCGTTGCGCCCGTGGCGTAATATTCTCGTAGCGCTCGTGGCGAGAAACTTTTTCATGTGGCGCAGAATTGTTTCACGCAACGCTCGCAACGAAAACGCAACGTTCGCAACGTAAGTACTCGTTGTGCTCGTAGCGTGTATTTCTCGCAGCGTTCGTGGCGTGAATTTTTTTATTTTTTGCACGCAGCGCTCGCAACGTAAGAACCCGTTGCGTTCGTAGCGAGATTTTTTTTTCACGCAACGTTCGCAACAAGAAATTGATAAATTTGCACTTTAAAAAAAGTCATGACAGAAAATCAAATTGCAGCCACGATCTTAGATATTGCATTTCCCCTTCATAAAACCCTTGGTCCTGGTTTACTCGAAACAGTTTATGAGCAAACCTTAGCTTATGATTTGAATGAGATTGGAATAAATGCTGTTACGCAGGTTCCAGTGCCATTGATCTACAAAGAAATCAAATTTGAAGCCGGTTACAGATTAGATTTACTGGTTGAAAATAAAGTAATTGTTGAGGTAAAATCCACAGAAAACCTGGCTCCTGTACATTTTGCACAAACGTTGACTTATTTGCGACTGGCAGACAAGAGGTTAGGGCTTTTAATTAATTTCAATTCGAAATTTTTAAAGGATGGTATTCACAGAATTGTGAACAGGCTTTAGAATGATTTCATGTAATCCTCGATAACTATCGGGACGCAACGCCCGCAACGAAAACGCAACGTTCGCAACGTAAGAACCCGTTGCGTTCGTAGCGTAATATTCTCGTAGCGCTCGTGGCGAGAAATCTTTTTTCACGCAACGCCCGCAACGAAAACGCAACGTAAGTACTCGTAGCGCTCGTAGCGTGATATTCTCGTTGCGTTCGTAGCGAGAAACTCTTTCATGCGGCGTTTGCAATGTTTCACGCAACGCTCGCAACGTAAGATTCCGTTCAAAAAAAATATAAAAAACATAATTAGATTATGCTTTAAAAACATTATGTTTGTGATGCATAATAATTACACGCATGGAATTTTATAATCGACATGAAGAAATAAAGCGCTTGAAAACTGCGTTGGAAGCCAGTCAACCCAGATTAATTGTAGTCTATGGCCGGCGACGCATCGGTAAAACGCGCATGCTGCAGCAAGTAGTTAAAGAAGGAGACATTTATTTTATTGCTGATCAGCGGGAAACCAAACTACAGATAGCTTCTTTTGCCAGGTTAGTGGCTACAAAAATCGAATCTTTCGATAAAGTTACATACCCCGATTGGGAGATCTTTTTTCGATCAATCAATCAACGGATAAAAAAAGGCACTACACTTTTCATTGATGAATTTCCCTATCTTGTAAAAAATGCTTCGGAATTGCCCAGCATACTGCAAAAACTGATAGACGAAAAGGAAAAATTAAATTTTCATTTGGTTTTGTCCGGTTCATCGCAGCAGATGATGCAAAAAATGGTCATTGATCATCATTCACCTTTGTATGGCAGG is a window of Salinivirga cyanobacteriivorans DNA encoding:
- a CDS encoding ATP-binding protein is translated as MIKRTAEEKLIRLHKNFKIVAVTGPRQAGKTTLVKKVFPDIPYVNLENPDMRHFSMNDPRGFLSQYPDGAILDEVQRNPELFSYLQEIVDNKSQKGQFILTGSNNFLLNEKISQSLAGRVAYLNLLPFSLKEVEGNFAPKNENEYMLQGFYPPIYDQELPYSEWIQNYIRTYIERDVRQIKNITDLLVFERFMRLLAGRIGQELNYTSLSVEVGVDVKTIQSWIGILESSFIIFLLKPYYKNFNKTIVKRPKLYFYDSAIACSLLQMKSYDHIISHPLKGALFESFVMSEVVKKQVNEDNDFRFYYWRDKTGREVDLIVDTPKETIPVEIKSGKTVHQEFFKNVRYWIKLSGVKKGKVIYAGDTTQSRSDGIEVFGWREVHEKLDTFF
- a CDS encoding GxxExxY protein, coding for MTENQIAATILDIAFPLHKTLGPGLLETVYEQTLAYDLNEIGINAVTQVPVPLIYKEIKFEAGYRLDLLVENKVIVEVKSTENLAPVHFAQTLTYLRLADKRLGLLINFNSKFLKDGIHRIVNRL